The following coding sequences are from one Lepisosteus oculatus isolate fLepOcu1 chromosome 19, fLepOcu1.hap2, whole genome shotgun sequence window:
- the bri3 gene encoding membrane protein BRI3 isoform X1 — translation MDSKPLLQDRPPAYNAVPGAYEYRQPHNYGAIPPPPAGFQQPPPPYQFPDGRAGYPQQPPSQLPPVGQQPNYPNTYTIIQPSVVVVGGCPACRVGVLEDDFTCLGIMCAIIFFPIGILFCLALRQRRCPNCGATFG, via the exons ATGGACAGCAAGCCTCTCCTGCAGGACAGACCCCCAGCCTATAACGCGGTGCCGGGGGCTTACGAGTACAGGCAGCCGCACAACTACGGCGCGATTCCGCCGCCGCCTGCCGGCTTCCAGCAGCCGCCGCCGCCCTACCAGTTCCCCGACGGCCGAG CAGGATATCCGCAGCAGCCTCCCTCACAGCTGCCACCTGTTGGCCAGCAACCAAACTACCCCAACACGTACACCATTATCCAGCCCTCTGTGGTGGTGGTAGGGGGCTGCCCAGCCTGCAG AGTCGGGGTGCTGGAGGACGACTTCACCTGCCTGGGCATCATGTGTGCCATTATCTTCTTCCCCATTGGCATCCTCTTCTGCCTCGCCCTGCGCCAGAGGAGGTGCCCCAACTGCGGGGCCACCTTCGGTTAG
- the bri3 gene encoding membrane protein BRI3 isoform X2 yields MDSKPLLQDRPPAYNAVPGAYEYRQPHNYGAIPPPPAGFQQPPPPYQFPDGRGYPQQPPSQLPPVGQQPNYPNTYTIIQPSVVVVGGCPACRVGVLEDDFTCLGIMCAIIFFPIGILFCLALRQRRCPNCGATFG; encoded by the exons ATGGACAGCAAGCCTCTCCTGCAGGACAGACCCCCAGCCTATAACGCGGTGCCGGGGGCTTACGAGTACAGGCAGCCGCACAACTACGGCGCGATTCCGCCGCCGCCTGCCGGCTTCCAGCAGCCGCCGCCGCCCTACCAGTTCCCCGACGGCCGAG GATATCCGCAGCAGCCTCCCTCACAGCTGCCACCTGTTGGCCAGCAACCAAACTACCCCAACACGTACACCATTATCCAGCCCTCTGTGGTGGTGGTAGGGGGCTGCCCAGCCTGCAG AGTCGGGGTGCTGGAGGACGACTTCACCTGCCTGGGCATCATGTGTGCCATTATCTTCTTCCCCATTGGCATCCTCTTCTGCCTCGCCCTGCGCCAGAGGAGGTGCCCCAACTGCGGGGCCACCTTCGGTTAG